One stretch of Malus domestica chromosome 14, GDT2T_hap1 DNA includes these proteins:
- the LOC103455670 gene encoding uncharacterized protein isoform X3 — protein sequence MADSNSVDVILDFLRKNRFSRAEAALRSELGNRSDLNGFLQKLTLEEKDSGRLLEAENGDKLVVENQGLGSRNGGEVYKELIVKEIECGTGRNGSESKLKNAASIGERNKSIEVAGTNHKSFAFSKGLEDTVLDLYSWKSSPSNGPAEPYQNDGGGIIANFPEPQISQQSKNHTTEVPDSGKAIVKYGEEISFSGEKKTSWSGSTSKASVEFKCDRTQTSEPKELEQLKTSTMVFKENAAGNPWSRIEEPTNPPSEMWKDCSVKTAFPFSKGDVSTSYDSAPGSDKKEGKRKTELADIRATVKEQVDEVGRALYLSQSQGISEQKTISNLVFPILSENQKEEFPRLPPVKLKSEDKPNVNWEEKFERDGPGAKLSIADNAHLIGSYLDVPIGQEINSSDYGSGGKRPVGGSWLSVSQGIAEDASDLVSGFATVGDGLSESIDYPYWDSDEYDDDDDVGYMRQPIEDEAWFLAHEIDYPSDNEKGTGHGSVPDPQERGPTKDEDDDQSFAEEDSYFSGERCFQAKNVEPIISSDDPIGLSVTELYGRTDDNGLIAQYDGQLMDEEELNLMRSEPVWQGFVTQTNELIMLGNGKVVNESGRPRLEEVCVDDDQLGSVRSIGVGINSDAADIGSEVRESLIGGSSEGDLEYFRDHDVGIGGPQKNHQDSDKKRIDRLERDKKKTSKHEASKYIVENDNGVFRQKKNHSEGGFSFPPPLRDGQLVQASSSKPLWSNNFNAVVTEEPDDDNMLASWREKSNESSPRMSSRDERNANAVRSTNSTPSTLSNYAYAEREHAKQEEDEKIAAVREEDTGASLEDEEAAAVQEQVRQIKAQEEEFETFNLKIVHRKNRTGFEEDKNFQVVLNSVLAGRYHVTEYLGSAAFSKAIQAHDLHTGMDVCVKIIKNNKDFFDQSLDEIKLLKYVNKHDPGDKYHILRLYDYFYYREHLLIVCELLKANLYEFHKFNRESGGEVYFTMPRLQSITIQCLEALQFLHGLGMIHCDLKPENILVKSYSRCEVKVIDLGSSCFETDHLCSYVQSRSYRAPEVILGLPYDKKIDIWSLGCILAELCTGNVLFQNDSPATLLARVMGIISPIDQGMLAKGRDTYKYFTKNHMLYERNQETNRLEYLIPKKTSLRHRLPMGDQGFIDFVAHLLEINPKKRPSASEALKHPWLSYPYEPISS from the exons ATGGCGGACTCAAACTCTGTTGACGTTATTCTGGACTTTCTGCGGAAGAATAGGTTTTCAAGAGCAGAGGCAGCTCTGCGAAGTGAGCTTGGTAATCGCTCTGATTTGAATGGTTTCCTTCAGAAGCTTACTCTTGAAGAGAAGGATTCAGGTCGTTTGTTGGAAGCTGAAAACGGGGACAAGCTAGTGGTGGAAAATCAAGGCTTGGGATCTCGGAATGGTGGTGAAGTCTATAAGGAACTTATAGTGAAAGAGATAGAGTGTGGAACTGGTAGAAATGGGTCTGaaagcaaattgaaaaatgCTGCTTCTATTGGGGAGCGGAATAAGTCTATTGAGGTGGCTGGGACAAATCACAAGAGCTTTGCATTCTCTAAAGGTTTAGAGGACACCGTGCTTGATTTATATTCTTGGAAGTCCAGTCCGAGCAATGGACCTGCAGAACCTTATCAAAATGATGGTGGTGGTATTATCGCTAACTTCCCAGAGCCTCAGATATCCCAACAATCAAAGAATCATACAACTGAAGTTCCTGATTCAGGTAAAGCCATTGTGAAATATGGAGAAGAGATTAGCTTTTCTGGTGAAAAGAAAACCTCTTGGTCTGGAAGTACTAGCAAAGCTAGTGTCGAATTCAAGTGTGACAGAACCCAAACAAGCGAACCTAAGGAACTTGAACAACTTAAGACGAGTACCATGGTTTTCAAAGAAAATGCAGCAGGGAATCCTTGGTCAAGAATCGAAGAACCAACGAATCCACCTTCAGAGATGTGGAAAGATTGTTCCGTCAAGACCGCGTTTCCTTTCTCCAAGGGTGATGTGTCAACGAGTTATGATAGTGCTCCTGGTTCTGacaaaaaagaaggaaagagaaaaactGAGTTGGCTGATATTAGGGCAACAGTAAAGGAGCAGGTTGATGAGGTGGGAAGAGCTTTATACTTAAGCCAGTCACAAGGGATTTCTGAGCAAAAGACCATTAGTAATTTAGTTTTTCCTATTTTGTCTGAGAATCAAAAGGAAGAGTTCCCTAGGCTGCCACCCGTCAAACTCAAGTCAGAGGACAAACCAAATGTTAATTGGGAGGAAAAGTTTGAAAGAGACGGACCAGGCGCAAAACTCAGCATTGCTGACAATGCTCATCTTATTGGGTCATATTTGGATGTACCTATTGGACAAGAAATCAACTCTTCAG ATTATGGTTCAGGTGGAAAAAGGCCTGTAGGAGGTAGTTGGCTGTCTGTAAGTCAGGGGATTGCAGAGGACGCATCTGATCTGGTTTCTGGTTTTGCTACTGTTGGTGATGGTTTGAGTGAATCGATTGACTACCCATATTGGGACTCTGATgaatatgatgatgatgatgatgtcgGATACATGAGACAACCGATTGAAGATGAGGCGTGGTTTTTGGCCCATGAAATTGATTACCCTAGTGACAATGAAAAAGGAACAGGTCATGGCAGTGTTCCAGATCCACAGGAAAGGGGTCCAACCAAAGATGAGGATGATGATCAATCTTTTGCTGAGGAGGATTCTTATTTCTCTGGTGAGCGGTGCTTCCAAGCGAAAAATGTTGAACCGATTATAAGTTCAGATGATCCTATAGGATTATCAGTGACTGAATTGTATGGGAGAACTGATGATAATGGTTTAATAGCTCAATATGATGGACAATTGATGGATGAAGAGGAGCTTAATTTAATGCGTTCAGAACCTGTCTGGCAGGGCTTTGTCACTCAGACCAATGAACTCATCATGTTAGGGAATGGGAAAGTTGTGAATGAGAGTGGAAGGCCACGTTTGGAGGAGGTTTGTGTGGATGACGACCAGCTTGGTTCAGTAAGATCAATAGGTGTGGGAATCAATAGCGATGCTGCTGATATCGGCAGCGAAGTGCGGGAAAGTTTGATTGGTGGCAGTAGTGAAGGGGATCTAGAATACTTTCGGGACCATGATGTAGGAATTGGTGGGCCACAGAAGAATCATCAGGACTCAGATAAGAAACGTATTGATAGACTTGAGAGGGATAAGAAGAAAACTAGTAAACATGAGGCAAGTAAATATATAGTTGAGAATGATAATGGTGTATTTAGACAGAAGAAAAATCATTCAGAAGGGGGATTTTCATTCCCGCCGCCACTGAGAGATGGACAATTGGTGCAGGCAAGCTCTAGTAAACCGTTATGGTCAAACAACTTCAATGCTGTTGTCACTGAAGAACCTGATGATGATAACATGCTTGCTTCATGGAGGGAGAAAAGTAACGAGTCCTCACCTAGAATGAGTTCTAGGGATGAAAGAAATGCTAATGCTGTTAGATCCACAAACTCTACTCCCTCAACGCTCTCTAATTATGCTTATGCTGAAAGAGAGCACGCCaagcaagaagaagatgagaaaaTTGCTGCTGTTAGGGAAGAAGATACGGGGGCATCACTTGAGGATGAAGAGGCGGCTGCTGTGCAAGAACAAGTAAGGCAAATAAAGGCTCAAGAGGAAGAGTTTGAGACCTTCAACCTCAAGATTGTGCACAGGAAAAACAG AACTGGCTTTGAGGAGgacaaaaattttcaagttgttttgAATTCTGTATTAGCTGGCCGCTATCATGTTACTGAATATCTTGGATCAGCAGCATTCAGCAAAGCCATACAAGCTCATGATCTACATACAGGCATGGATGTGTGTGTGAAAATTATAAAGAACAACAAAGACTTCTTTGATCAGAGCCTTGATGAGATAAAGCTTCTCAAATACGTCAATAAGCATGATCCTGGTGACAAGTATCACATTCTTCGGTTGTACGATTACTTCTACTATCGA GAACATTTGTTAATAGTATGTGAACTTCTCAAAGCAAACTTGTATGAATTTCATAAATTTAATCGGGAGTCAGGAGGGGAGGTCTACTTCACAATGCCACGACTGCAG TCAATTACGATTCAGTGTCTAGAGGCGCTTCAGTTTTTGCATGGCCTTGGCATGATACACTGTGACTTGAAGCCTGAGAATATACTGGTCAAAAGCTACAGTAGATGTGAGGTCAAAGTCATTGATCTTGGGAGTAGTTGCTTTGAGACGGATCATCTCTGCTCCTACGTTCAGTCCAGATCCTATCGTGCTCCTGAGGTTATCTTGGGACTTCCATATGATAAGAAGATAGATATATGGTCGCTTGGCTGCATCTTGGCTGAACTTTGTACTGGCAAT GTACTCTTCCAGAATGATTCCCCTGCAACTTTACTTGCACGGGTGATGGGAATCATTTCCCCTATTGATCAAGGCATGCTAGCCAAAGGACGTGATACATACAAATACTTcacaaaaaatcacatgcttTATGAACGGAATCAG GAAACAAACAGACTGGAATACCTGATACCAAAGAAGACATCCTTGAGGCACAGGCTTCCAATGGGGGACCAAGGCTTCATAGACTTCGTTGCTCATCTGCTTGAGATAAACCCGAAGAAGCGCCCTTCTGcatctgaagctctgaagcacCCGTGGCTATCATATCCTTACGAACCCATATCATCTTGA
- the LOC103455670 gene encoding uncharacterized protein isoform X2, translated as MLVGFRRLKMADSNSVDVILDFLRKNRFSRAEAALRSELGNRSDLNGFLQKLTLEEKDSGRLLEAENGDKLVVENQGLGSRNGGEVYKELIVKEIECGTGRNGSESKLKNAASIGERNKSIEVAGTNHKSFAFSKGLEDTVLDLYSWKSSPSNGPAEPYQNDGGGIIANFPEPQISQQSKNHTTEVPDSGKAIVKYGEEISFSGEKKTSWSGSTSKASVEFKCDRTQTSEPKELEQLKTSTMVFKENAAGNPWSRIEEPTNPPSEMWKDCSVKTAFPFSKGDVSTSYDSAPGSDKKEGKRKTELADIRATVKEQVDEVGRALYLSQSQGISEQKTISNLVFPILSENQKEEFPRLPPVKLKSEDKPNVNWEEKFERDGPGAKLSIADNAHLIGSYLDVPIGQEINSSGGKRPVGGSWLSVSQGIAEDASDLVSGFATVGDGLSESIDYPYWDSDEYDDDDDVGYMRQPIEDEAWFLAHEIDYPSDNEKGTGHGSVPDPQERGPTKDEDDDQSFAEEDSYFSGERCFQAKNVEPIISSDDPIGLSVTELYGRTDDNGLIAQYDGQLMDEEELNLMRSEPVWQGFVTQTNELIMLGNGKVVNESGRPRLEEVCVDDDQLGSVRSIGVGINSDAADIGSEVRESLIGGSSEGDLEYFRDHDVGIGGPQKNHQDSDKKRIDRLERDKKKTSKHEASKYIVENDNGVFRQKKNHSEGGFSFPPPLRDGQLVQASSSKPLWSNNFNAVVTEEPDDDNMLASWREKSNESSPRMSSRDERNANAVRSTNSTPSTLSNYAYAEREHAKQEEDEKIAAVREEDTGASLEDEEAAAVQEQVRQIKAQEEEFETFNLKIVHRKNRTGFEEDKNFQVVLNSVLAGRYHVTEYLGSAAFSKAIQAHDLHTGMDVCVKIIKNNKDFFDQSLDEIKLLKYVNKHDPGDKYHILRLYDYFYYREHLLIVCELLKANLYEFHKFNRESGGEVYFTMPRLQSITIQCLEALQFLHGLGMIHCDLKPENILVKSYSRCEVKVIDLGSSCFETDHLCSYVQSRSYRAPEVILGLPYDKKIDIWSLGCILAELCTGNVLFQNDSPATLLARVMGIISPIDQGMLAKGRDTYKYFTKNHMLYERNQETNRLEYLIPKKTSLRHRLPMGDQGFIDFVAHLLEINPKKRPSASEALKHPWLSYPYEPISS; from the exons ATGCTTGTAGGTTTTAGGAGGCTGAAAATGGCGGACTCAAACTCTGTTGACGTTATTCTGGACTTTCTGCGGAAGAATAGGTTTTCAAGAGCAGAGGCAGCTCTGCGAAGTGAGCTTGGTAATCGCTCTGATTTGAATGGTTTCCTTCAGAAGCTTACTCTTGAAGAGAAGGATTCAGGTCGTTTGTTGGAAGCTGAAAACGGGGACAAGCTAGTGGTGGAAAATCAAGGCTTGGGATCTCGGAATGGTGGTGAAGTCTATAAGGAACTTATAGTGAAAGAGATAGAGTGTGGAACTGGTAGAAATGGGTCTGaaagcaaattgaaaaatgCTGCTTCTATTGGGGAGCGGAATAAGTCTATTGAGGTGGCTGGGACAAATCACAAGAGCTTTGCATTCTCTAAAGGTTTAGAGGACACCGTGCTTGATTTATATTCTTGGAAGTCCAGTCCGAGCAATGGACCTGCAGAACCTTATCAAAATGATGGTGGTGGTATTATCGCTAACTTCCCAGAGCCTCAGATATCCCAACAATCAAAGAATCATACAACTGAAGTTCCTGATTCAGGTAAAGCCATTGTGAAATATGGAGAAGAGATTAGCTTTTCTGGTGAAAAGAAAACCTCTTGGTCTGGAAGTACTAGCAAAGCTAGTGTCGAATTCAAGTGTGACAGAACCCAAACAAGCGAACCTAAGGAACTTGAACAACTTAAGACGAGTACCATGGTTTTCAAAGAAAATGCAGCAGGGAATCCTTGGTCAAGAATCGAAGAACCAACGAATCCACCTTCAGAGATGTGGAAAGATTGTTCCGTCAAGACCGCGTTTCCTTTCTCCAAGGGTGATGTGTCAACGAGTTATGATAGTGCTCCTGGTTCTGacaaaaaagaaggaaagagaaaaactGAGTTGGCTGATATTAGGGCAACAGTAAAGGAGCAGGTTGATGAGGTGGGAAGAGCTTTATACTTAAGCCAGTCACAAGGGATTTCTGAGCAAAAGACCATTAGTAATTTAGTTTTTCCTATTTTGTCTGAGAATCAAAAGGAAGAGTTCCCTAGGCTGCCACCCGTCAAACTCAAGTCAGAGGACAAACCAAATGTTAATTGGGAGGAAAAGTTTGAAAGAGACGGACCAGGCGCAAAACTCAGCATTGCTGACAATGCTCATCTTATTGGGTCATATTTGGATGTACCTATTGGACAAGAAATCAACTCTTCAG GTGGAAAAAGGCCTGTAGGAGGTAGTTGGCTGTCTGTAAGTCAGGGGATTGCAGAGGACGCATCTGATCTGGTTTCTGGTTTTGCTACTGTTGGTGATGGTTTGAGTGAATCGATTGACTACCCATATTGGGACTCTGATgaatatgatgatgatgatgatgtcgGATACATGAGACAACCGATTGAAGATGAGGCGTGGTTTTTGGCCCATGAAATTGATTACCCTAGTGACAATGAAAAAGGAACAGGTCATGGCAGTGTTCCAGATCCACAGGAAAGGGGTCCAACCAAAGATGAGGATGATGATCAATCTTTTGCTGAGGAGGATTCTTATTTCTCTGGTGAGCGGTGCTTCCAAGCGAAAAATGTTGAACCGATTATAAGTTCAGATGATCCTATAGGATTATCAGTGACTGAATTGTATGGGAGAACTGATGATAATGGTTTAATAGCTCAATATGATGGACAATTGATGGATGAAGAGGAGCTTAATTTAATGCGTTCAGAACCTGTCTGGCAGGGCTTTGTCACTCAGACCAATGAACTCATCATGTTAGGGAATGGGAAAGTTGTGAATGAGAGTGGAAGGCCACGTTTGGAGGAGGTTTGTGTGGATGACGACCAGCTTGGTTCAGTAAGATCAATAGGTGTGGGAATCAATAGCGATGCTGCTGATATCGGCAGCGAAGTGCGGGAAAGTTTGATTGGTGGCAGTAGTGAAGGGGATCTAGAATACTTTCGGGACCATGATGTAGGAATTGGTGGGCCACAGAAGAATCATCAGGACTCAGATAAGAAACGTATTGATAGACTTGAGAGGGATAAGAAGAAAACTAGTAAACATGAGGCAAGTAAATATATAGTTGAGAATGATAATGGTGTATTTAGACAGAAGAAAAATCATTCAGAAGGGGGATTTTCATTCCCGCCGCCACTGAGAGATGGACAATTGGTGCAGGCAAGCTCTAGTAAACCGTTATGGTCAAACAACTTCAATGCTGTTGTCACTGAAGAACCTGATGATGATAACATGCTTGCTTCATGGAGGGAGAAAAGTAACGAGTCCTCACCTAGAATGAGTTCTAGGGATGAAAGAAATGCTAATGCTGTTAGATCCACAAACTCTACTCCCTCAACGCTCTCTAATTATGCTTATGCTGAAAGAGAGCACGCCaagcaagaagaagatgagaaaaTTGCTGCTGTTAGGGAAGAAGATACGGGGGCATCACTTGAGGATGAAGAGGCGGCTGCTGTGCAAGAACAAGTAAGGCAAATAAAGGCTCAAGAGGAAGAGTTTGAGACCTTCAACCTCAAGATTGTGCACAGGAAAAACAG AACTGGCTTTGAGGAGgacaaaaattttcaagttgttttgAATTCTGTATTAGCTGGCCGCTATCATGTTACTGAATATCTTGGATCAGCAGCATTCAGCAAAGCCATACAAGCTCATGATCTACATACAGGCATGGATGTGTGTGTGAAAATTATAAAGAACAACAAAGACTTCTTTGATCAGAGCCTTGATGAGATAAAGCTTCTCAAATACGTCAATAAGCATGATCCTGGTGACAAGTATCACATTCTTCGGTTGTACGATTACTTCTACTATCGA GAACATTTGTTAATAGTATGTGAACTTCTCAAAGCAAACTTGTATGAATTTCATAAATTTAATCGGGAGTCAGGAGGGGAGGTCTACTTCACAATGCCACGACTGCAG TCAATTACGATTCAGTGTCTAGAGGCGCTTCAGTTTTTGCATGGCCTTGGCATGATACACTGTGACTTGAAGCCTGAGAATATACTGGTCAAAAGCTACAGTAGATGTGAGGTCAAAGTCATTGATCTTGGGAGTAGTTGCTTTGAGACGGATCATCTCTGCTCCTACGTTCAGTCCAGATCCTATCGTGCTCCTGAGGTTATCTTGGGACTTCCATATGATAAGAAGATAGATATATGGTCGCTTGGCTGCATCTTGGCTGAACTTTGTACTGGCAAT GTACTCTTCCAGAATGATTCCCCTGCAACTTTACTTGCACGGGTGATGGGAATCATTTCCCCTATTGATCAAGGCATGCTAGCCAAAGGACGTGATACATACAAATACTTcacaaaaaatcacatgcttTATGAACGGAATCAG GAAACAAACAGACTGGAATACCTGATACCAAAGAAGACATCCTTGAGGCACAGGCTTCCAATGGGGGACCAAGGCTTCATAGACTTCGTTGCTCATCTGCTTGAGATAAACCCGAAGAAGCGCCCTTCTGcatctgaagctctgaagcacCCGTGGCTATCATATCCTTACGAACCCATATCATCTTGA
- the LOC103455670 gene encoding uncharacterized protein isoform X1 codes for MLVGFRRLKMADSNSVDVILDFLRKNRFSRAEAALRSELGNRSDLNGFLQKLTLEEKDSGRLLEAENGDKLVVENQGLGSRNGGEVYKELIVKEIECGTGRNGSESKLKNAASIGERNKSIEVAGTNHKSFAFSKGLEDTVLDLYSWKSSPSNGPAEPYQNDGGGIIANFPEPQISQQSKNHTTEVPDSGKAIVKYGEEISFSGEKKTSWSGSTSKASVEFKCDRTQTSEPKELEQLKTSTMVFKENAAGNPWSRIEEPTNPPSEMWKDCSVKTAFPFSKGDVSTSYDSAPGSDKKEGKRKTELADIRATVKEQVDEVGRALYLSQSQGISEQKTISNLVFPILSENQKEEFPRLPPVKLKSEDKPNVNWEEKFERDGPGAKLSIADNAHLIGSYLDVPIGQEINSSDYGSGGKRPVGGSWLSVSQGIAEDASDLVSGFATVGDGLSESIDYPYWDSDEYDDDDDVGYMRQPIEDEAWFLAHEIDYPSDNEKGTGHGSVPDPQERGPTKDEDDDQSFAEEDSYFSGERCFQAKNVEPIISSDDPIGLSVTELYGRTDDNGLIAQYDGQLMDEEELNLMRSEPVWQGFVTQTNELIMLGNGKVVNESGRPRLEEVCVDDDQLGSVRSIGVGINSDAADIGSEVRESLIGGSSEGDLEYFRDHDVGIGGPQKNHQDSDKKRIDRLERDKKKTSKHEASKYIVENDNGVFRQKKNHSEGGFSFPPPLRDGQLVQASSSKPLWSNNFNAVVTEEPDDDNMLASWREKSNESSPRMSSRDERNANAVRSTNSTPSTLSNYAYAEREHAKQEEDEKIAAVREEDTGASLEDEEAAAVQEQVRQIKAQEEEFETFNLKIVHRKNRTGFEEDKNFQVVLNSVLAGRYHVTEYLGSAAFSKAIQAHDLHTGMDVCVKIIKNNKDFFDQSLDEIKLLKYVNKHDPGDKYHILRLYDYFYYREHLLIVCELLKANLYEFHKFNRESGGEVYFTMPRLQSITIQCLEALQFLHGLGMIHCDLKPENILVKSYSRCEVKVIDLGSSCFETDHLCSYVQSRSYRAPEVILGLPYDKKIDIWSLGCILAELCTGNVLFQNDSPATLLARVMGIISPIDQGMLAKGRDTYKYFTKNHMLYERNQETNRLEYLIPKKTSLRHRLPMGDQGFIDFVAHLLEINPKKRPSASEALKHPWLSYPYEPISS; via the exons ATGCTTGTAGGTTTTAGGAGGCTGAAAATGGCGGACTCAAACTCTGTTGACGTTATTCTGGACTTTCTGCGGAAGAATAGGTTTTCAAGAGCAGAGGCAGCTCTGCGAAGTGAGCTTGGTAATCGCTCTGATTTGAATGGTTTCCTTCAGAAGCTTACTCTTGAAGAGAAGGATTCAGGTCGTTTGTTGGAAGCTGAAAACGGGGACAAGCTAGTGGTGGAAAATCAAGGCTTGGGATCTCGGAATGGTGGTGAAGTCTATAAGGAACTTATAGTGAAAGAGATAGAGTGTGGAACTGGTAGAAATGGGTCTGaaagcaaattgaaaaatgCTGCTTCTATTGGGGAGCGGAATAAGTCTATTGAGGTGGCTGGGACAAATCACAAGAGCTTTGCATTCTCTAAAGGTTTAGAGGACACCGTGCTTGATTTATATTCTTGGAAGTCCAGTCCGAGCAATGGACCTGCAGAACCTTATCAAAATGATGGTGGTGGTATTATCGCTAACTTCCCAGAGCCTCAGATATCCCAACAATCAAAGAATCATACAACTGAAGTTCCTGATTCAGGTAAAGCCATTGTGAAATATGGAGAAGAGATTAGCTTTTCTGGTGAAAAGAAAACCTCTTGGTCTGGAAGTACTAGCAAAGCTAGTGTCGAATTCAAGTGTGACAGAACCCAAACAAGCGAACCTAAGGAACTTGAACAACTTAAGACGAGTACCATGGTTTTCAAAGAAAATGCAGCAGGGAATCCTTGGTCAAGAATCGAAGAACCAACGAATCCACCTTCAGAGATGTGGAAAGATTGTTCCGTCAAGACCGCGTTTCCTTTCTCCAAGGGTGATGTGTCAACGAGTTATGATAGTGCTCCTGGTTCTGacaaaaaagaaggaaagagaaaaactGAGTTGGCTGATATTAGGGCAACAGTAAAGGAGCAGGTTGATGAGGTGGGAAGAGCTTTATACTTAAGCCAGTCACAAGGGATTTCTGAGCAAAAGACCATTAGTAATTTAGTTTTTCCTATTTTGTCTGAGAATCAAAAGGAAGAGTTCCCTAGGCTGCCACCCGTCAAACTCAAGTCAGAGGACAAACCAAATGTTAATTGGGAGGAAAAGTTTGAAAGAGACGGACCAGGCGCAAAACTCAGCATTGCTGACAATGCTCATCTTATTGGGTCATATTTGGATGTACCTATTGGACAAGAAATCAACTCTTCAG ATTATGGTTCAGGTGGAAAAAGGCCTGTAGGAGGTAGTTGGCTGTCTGTAAGTCAGGGGATTGCAGAGGACGCATCTGATCTGGTTTCTGGTTTTGCTACTGTTGGTGATGGTTTGAGTGAATCGATTGACTACCCATATTGGGACTCTGATgaatatgatgatgatgatgatgtcgGATACATGAGACAACCGATTGAAGATGAGGCGTGGTTTTTGGCCCATGAAATTGATTACCCTAGTGACAATGAAAAAGGAACAGGTCATGGCAGTGTTCCAGATCCACAGGAAAGGGGTCCAACCAAAGATGAGGATGATGATCAATCTTTTGCTGAGGAGGATTCTTATTTCTCTGGTGAGCGGTGCTTCCAAGCGAAAAATGTTGAACCGATTATAAGTTCAGATGATCCTATAGGATTATCAGTGACTGAATTGTATGGGAGAACTGATGATAATGGTTTAATAGCTCAATATGATGGACAATTGATGGATGAAGAGGAGCTTAATTTAATGCGTTCAGAACCTGTCTGGCAGGGCTTTGTCACTCAGACCAATGAACTCATCATGTTAGGGAATGGGAAAGTTGTGAATGAGAGTGGAAGGCCACGTTTGGAGGAGGTTTGTGTGGATGACGACCAGCTTGGTTCAGTAAGATCAATAGGTGTGGGAATCAATAGCGATGCTGCTGATATCGGCAGCGAAGTGCGGGAAAGTTTGATTGGTGGCAGTAGTGAAGGGGATCTAGAATACTTTCGGGACCATGATGTAGGAATTGGTGGGCCACAGAAGAATCATCAGGACTCAGATAAGAAACGTATTGATAGACTTGAGAGGGATAAGAAGAAAACTAGTAAACATGAGGCAAGTAAATATATAGTTGAGAATGATAATGGTGTATTTAGACAGAAGAAAAATCATTCAGAAGGGGGATTTTCATTCCCGCCGCCACTGAGAGATGGACAATTGGTGCAGGCAAGCTCTAGTAAACCGTTATGGTCAAACAACTTCAATGCTGTTGTCACTGAAGAACCTGATGATGATAACATGCTTGCTTCATGGAGGGAGAAAAGTAACGAGTCCTCACCTAGAATGAGTTCTAGGGATGAAAGAAATGCTAATGCTGTTAGATCCACAAACTCTACTCCCTCAACGCTCTCTAATTATGCTTATGCTGAAAGAGAGCACGCCaagcaagaagaagatgagaaaaTTGCTGCTGTTAGGGAAGAAGATACGGGGGCATCACTTGAGGATGAAGAGGCGGCTGCTGTGCAAGAACAAGTAAGGCAAATAAAGGCTCAAGAGGAAGAGTTTGAGACCTTCAACCTCAAGATTGTGCACAGGAAAAACAG AACTGGCTTTGAGGAGgacaaaaattttcaagttgttttgAATTCTGTATTAGCTGGCCGCTATCATGTTACTGAATATCTTGGATCAGCAGCATTCAGCAAAGCCATACAAGCTCATGATCTACATACAGGCATGGATGTGTGTGTGAAAATTATAAAGAACAACAAAGACTTCTTTGATCAGAGCCTTGATGAGATAAAGCTTCTCAAATACGTCAATAAGCATGATCCTGGTGACAAGTATCACATTCTTCGGTTGTACGATTACTTCTACTATCGA GAACATTTGTTAATAGTATGTGAACTTCTCAAAGCAAACTTGTATGAATTTCATAAATTTAATCGGGAGTCAGGAGGGGAGGTCTACTTCACAATGCCACGACTGCAG TCAATTACGATTCAGTGTCTAGAGGCGCTTCAGTTTTTGCATGGCCTTGGCATGATACACTGTGACTTGAAGCCTGAGAATATACTGGTCAAAAGCTACAGTAGATGTGAGGTCAAAGTCATTGATCTTGGGAGTAGTTGCTTTGAGACGGATCATCTCTGCTCCTACGTTCAGTCCAGATCCTATCGTGCTCCTGAGGTTATCTTGGGACTTCCATATGATAAGAAGATAGATATATGGTCGCTTGGCTGCATCTTGGCTGAACTTTGTACTGGCAAT GTACTCTTCCAGAATGATTCCCCTGCAACTTTACTTGCACGGGTGATGGGAATCATTTCCCCTATTGATCAAGGCATGCTAGCCAAAGGACGTGATACATACAAATACTTcacaaaaaatcacatgcttTATGAACGGAATCAG GAAACAAACAGACTGGAATACCTGATACCAAAGAAGACATCCTTGAGGCACAGGCTTCCAATGGGGGACCAAGGCTTCATAGACTTCGTTGCTCATCTGCTTGAGATAAACCCGAAGAAGCGCCCTTCTGcatctgaagctctgaagcacCCGTGGCTATCATATCCTTACGAACCCATATCATCTTGA